The segment TTCCTTTGCATTAGACAATGATAAGAAACGGAAAATCGTCTTGAACTTTAAAATGGAAGAGAATAAGAACATGGAAACAGCCATCCACCCAGAGCTGCTACACTTCATTCACAGTCCTAAAGCTGACTACGAATTCGATAGCGTCGTGCCTTCGACGATCGCCCACATCGTGGCGCGCGAGTGCCGCCTGTCCAACAGCGTCAGCAACCAGAGCCCCGCACTGCAGGGCGAGTGGTTCCCCTCCACCTTCACCATAACAAACGACGAAAACACGTCCGTTTACGACGTCAAAATCACTGTCTCCTTGCTTAGCACTCCTGATAACCAGAACCCTGAGGCGGTCACCGAGTTGAGCCTTATAGAGGGACAACCTCAGACCCAGCCTCTCCAGATATCGCCCGGGAGCATTGATAAGTCCTCCACACACTCCAGCACATTCTTCATGAAGACTAACAGAACTTCCACAACCACTGTCCAAATAAAAGTCTCATACTTCATTGATCTTCCAGAAGTCTCCAAGCTAGAATGTGTCAAGGACTTTATGACAAAAATACCTGTAGTGAAGCCTTTTGAAGTTTCAACAAACTTCGTCACTATGAACTTCAAACCTATCTCTAAGTGCTTCATAGATGACCCTCTTATTGTCATGCCTAATGTTAAAATCCTAAGTCCTTGGGATCTGGTGATAGTAGATACGGAACTAGAAGTAGTTGATTGTTTCAAATACGCTGATGAAATTAAACCTCAGTCTTGCATTAGTAATTTAGAAGTGGCGGAGAAAAATACGGCTGTGGACGCTATTTGTATTCAGGCGAAGTACAAGCCTAAAGATCATCCCACTAGGGTGGGGTTGTATAATATCAAGTGGAGGCGGAAAAGTAACACAAGCGGGCACTGTGTGATGAGCAGTACTGCCTTATCCAGCCTGCCTATTGAAGAGTGTCCCATAGCCATAGAAGTCAAATATCCCGAAGTAGTAGAGCTACAGACTTCAGTTCCACTTAAGTGCAAATTGTATGGAAAGTCAAACAGCCCAGTGAGGCTCATGCTAACAGTTGAAGGGTCTGATGCTTACATGTTCTCGGGGTATAGGAAGCTGTCTGTTACTGTGCCTCCAGGCGACTGTGTAGAGGTGTGTTACAACATCCACCCACTGGTAGCCGGGAACACGTCACCCCCGAGACTAAAAGCAGCGCTAGTAGGTGACCACCCTGGACAAGATGCGCTCCGGGAGATGTTCGACAAAACTTTTCCTGATAATATATTTGTTATGCCTAAGTACAAGAAATAAAATCTATGAGATGTTACTTTCGTTTTTATTGGAATGTacataattaaacaaatatctagttttattgtagttaccttattatttaaataataaacgcagttattttgttatgtatgttatttatttaaaaatacctatcaCAAGGTTtgcatacaatacaatttttcattcattattttgtaatatagtAATAGTACTTAATCTCTACGCAGAGCAAATTTCTCCTCTTGAATACCATTTGCTGTGATAATGAGGATATAAATGCTGTCCCCTGTGTAGATGTCTCTCTCCGCCGCACTGATGAATACATCCTTGACGAGAGCTAGAGCTTTTTCCCTAGGCAGAGGTGCTTCAGTTACATTTTGCATGTTCTTCAGACCAATCTGGTTATCAAGGAGGGGCTGCAACTGAGCGCCCGCGGAGCCGCCGGCGCGGTAGTTGGAGCGCTCGCAGTGCCCGATGGGGTCGTAGCTGTACACACAACCCTTGCCCTCTCCGTCCAAGCCAGCCAGAACATTAGAGATGTAGTATGGGAAGAACCGTTTGTAGTACAGCATGGTGGAGAGCATCTGCGCCACCGCGGGCGTCGTCATGGGCTTGTTGTGCTCCTGCTCGTACATCTGCATGCGCGCCGCGAGCAGTCTCGTGAGCGTCAGCGTGTCGCACCAGCAGCCCGTCGCGCCCAGCACCGTGCGCGACGACAACTGGAACAGCTTCTTCTGCTCGCGTGTGTAGATGGAGAAGCCCGTGCTCAGCCGGGTGTCCGCTCCGATCACCGCATAGTCATCGCCGGCGATCGCGACTACGCTGCCGCCGTTGTCGGCGTACGGCTCGAAGCGATGCTGCACGGCGCCGGGTACCGCGTACTCAGGGAAGTTGCCTTGGACGTTCAACAttgttgttttaaattaaaatttaattggaTTATTGAAATGagtacaaaactttgtttaaTTCGATGACATGCAAAATTCACGCACAAGCAGCTATTGCAAATTTGACACTTAAAGAAGTATTgccattaaaaattatttccgtgggattttatttcttattttgtgATGATTATAAACATATCTCAAACATAACTTTTGACAtcagataaaaacaaaaaaaaatgtctatgaTTTGTGGCTGACGTGTATTTAAGTTTATTGAGAAAGCCGACTTTATTCACAAATTCGTCAAAAATCCAAGAAAATGACCTCTCTGATGTCCGTAATTCCCAAACTGTACCAAGAGTACACCACCAAGACATCCAAGAAGCTGAAAATTATCGACGCTTACCTCCTGTACATTTTCTTGACCGCTGTGATTCAGTTTGTGTACTGTTGCCTAGTCGGCACATTTCCGTTCAATTCCTTCTTGAGCGGCTTCATCTCCACCGTCAGCTCGTTCGTGCTCGCCGGTAAGTTTATACGTATTTTTTTCTaagttaaataacaagtttgtAAGTTGGTACATTACGATCAATTGACTCCACTTAAGCCCTCTTGTTTATCTGTTTTCAGTCTGCTTGAGGCTCCAGGTGAATCCCGAAAACAAGAACGAATTCCAAGGGCTGAGTGCAGAGCGCGGCTTCGCTGACTTCATATTCGCTCACCTTGTTTTGCACATTGTAGTCGTCAACTTCATAGGTTAAGttcatttataattaattttatattttctaagaaATACATGTTATAATATCTAACAcgtatttattttcatcaacacAACTTCAG is part of the Cydia pomonella isolate Wapato2018A chromosome 18, ilCydPomo1, whole genome shotgun sequence genome and harbors:
- the LOC133527473 gene encoding dolichyl-diphosphooligosaccharide--protein glycosyltransferase subunit DAD1: MTSLMSVIPKLYQEYTTKTSKKLKIIDAYLLYIFLTAVIQFVYCCLVGTFPFNSFLSGFISTVSSFVLAVCLRLQVNPENKNEFQGLSAERGFADFIFAHLVLHIVVVNFIG
- the LOC133527472 gene encoding proteasome subunit beta type-1; translation: MLNVQGNFPEYAVPGAVQHRFEPYADNGGSVVAIAGDDYAVIGADTRLSTGFSIYTREQKKLFQLSSRTVLGATGCWCDTLTLTRLLAARMQMYEQEHNKPMTTPAVAQMLSTMLYYKRFFPYYISNVLAGLDGEGKGCVYSYDPIGHCERSNYRAGGSAGAQLQPLLDNQIGLKNMQNVTEAPLPREKALALVKDVFISAAERDIYTGDSIYILIITANGIQEEKFALRRD